CGATCTGCGGCGGAGAATGAACGCTCGCCAATGTTCAGGACAAGGAAATAGATCATGAAGTCAATCACGCAGCCAATCACGCATCCGAATGACGCACTCCAGCGGTCGCTGGAGCGCCGCCTCGCGCCTTCGAACGATCGACACGTCTCGGTCAAAGAACATGCGAAACGGAACGGCGACGAGCAACCTTTGACGATGAGGCGCGAAATCAAGGTCATCAGAATGGATGTGCTCAGGGAGATCCGCTTTAACAGCGTTATCAGCGCGCCAGTGTTGCGTGCGAAACAAAATCGGATTGCCGCGAACGTTTGCGTGGTCCGCAAGAAGCTCGACGGGAAAGGGCAGTTCGGCAAGATGCTCGAAAAGCTCAAATCCGTCGTGGATCGTGGCGTGTATTCCGAACTGCGCAAGCTGAGAAAACTCGATGAGTTGATCAATCGGCACAAAGGCGATCGGCCCGAGGATCTAAAGTACAAGGTCTTGCCTCAGCGCACGCAGCGTCCGACGCCCTGAACGCGCGCCGCGTCCCGCGCTGCGCGGCCGGACAGATGGCTCGCGTCGGGACGGATGCGCATGCGGGCCGGCGGCGCGGCGGAGCGGACGGCGGATGTCGCGCAAGCCTGCCACCATGTGGCGGAAACGCGGCCGGGCTCGTCGGGCATCTCGATGGACCGCATGCCGCTCACGCAGCACAGCGCACGACGCATATCGTGCGATGCACGTAGCGGGTTCCACATTTGCGTTGCATGACACGCGACCCACACCGCGCGACACATGCAACGCAATGCGACACGCACGGCGCCTCTTATTTCATTGACCTTCACCATGGCGAAGATGCACGCGCTCGGCAGCAGCACGCTGCTGCAGTTCTTTTCCACCGACGATATGCCGCTCGCGCGCGGAACGGCTTTCTGGGGCGCACACGTGTTCCACTGCGAGGAAGTGCGCGCGAAACAGGTGCGGGCGTTTCATGGGAATGGCTTTCTGTGCCGCTGCGAGCGTGGCCGGTTCGTTCGTTTTCGCGGCGCGTCGGTCGACGCGCGGATCACGGAAGCGTGGCTGAGCGCCGCAACGACCGATGCGTATATGACGATCTGCGCGCTGCACGCGGGCGAATGCGCGGTCGACGCGCCAGGCTCGCCGGACGTGCGCTTTCGCGCGAACGAGCTGTTCGTGCTCGACAGCGGCCGTCCGATGCGCGTGCACTGGCACGAGCCGTGTTTCAGCTCGCTCAGTTTGCCGCGTTCTTCGGTGGGGCAGACGCTCGGCCAAACGGCGATGGATGCGTCGCCACCCGCGGTTTCGCTGCAAAGGGGCGGGCTCGCGCCGTTTCTCGCGGCCGATCTGGCGCTCATCGGTGGCCACGGCCCGGCGCTGTCGTCCGACGAACTCGATTACGTGCTTGCGCGCACGGCCGACCTCGGCCGCACGCTGCTGCAGGCGGCGCTGTCGGCGCGGACACCGCTCGCCGCGCCTGCGCGCGGTGACCGTCTGCAGGCCGCGTACAGCTACATCGGCCAGCATCTCCATTTGCAGACCTTGACGCCCGACCGGATCGCCGACGCGATCCATTGCTCGCGCACACAGCTTTATCGTTTGTTCCGCCACGAACCGCAGACGGTGAAGGCGGCGATTCGCGACGCAAGGTTGAACCGCAGTGTCGGCTACCTCGAGCAAGCGGGGCTCACGCTCAGCATCGGCGAGATCGCGCACGCGTGTGGTTTCCCCGATCAGTCGACATTCGGCAAGCTGTTTCGCCAGCGCTTCGGCAAGACGCCCGGCGAAGTGCGGCGCGCGGCGCGGGAACGCCGCAGCCAAACCGCGTCGCTCGACGCCGCGGACGGCGTCGACGCGCTGCGCGCACCGACCGATCAGCGATAGATCGCGAACTCGATCGCCAAGGCGTTTTGGTGGTTATGAGCTGGCAGGGCGGACAACTGCTGCTCCGTGACTTCGGTTACAAGGCCGTCGTCGACGCGGTACCAGATCGAATCCCGCTTCACATAGGCGATGTAATGGCCGCCCGTGCTGTAGTCGAACGCGACGAGGCGGTCATGGTTCGGCAGCGCCGCGTAGCTGAGCGGCATGCCGGTCAGACGGAACGCCTTTGCTGTCGGCGGCGCGTAGCGTATTGCGTCGGCGTCATCTGCCTGATACAGCGGCATCTGCAGCGCCGCCAATACATCTGATGTGTATCCCGGACCGTTGCCGTTAAACGACGGCAGCGCGCGCAGCGCGGCGACGGCTGCTCGCCACCGTTCGTCTAGTTCGCTGGCTGTCGCGGCGTCATAACGGTCGAGCAGCGCGCGAACGTCGGAATCGACGGCGGCATTCGACAGGATGTCGTCGAGTGCTGTCGAATGGACGGCCAACTGCAGCGCCGCATTGATGAAGCACGTGTTGCCGAGGTTCGACAAACCGCGCGGCGGTGTGGTCGGCGCAGTGTCGAAGCTGGCCGTCATGCGGTGCGCCGACCGCTCTCCCGTCACGCTCTCGATCCCGGTCGGCAGTACGATTTCGTAACGGCTGTTCGAATTGAGCGGCACGAGTGGCGCGAAAGTGAGCCGGCGATCGCTCAGCCACGACAACGGGCCGATGGCAACGCTCGCGCGATTTCCGTCGTGTAGCGCGATGTTGCTGACCGAGCGCGGCTCGATCGCACGATCGAATTCGAGCACGATCGTTGGACGGCGCAATGCCGCGTGCGTCGGCGCGACGCCGGCGGATACGACAGCGGGCGGTGTTGTTGGCGTCGCGGGTGCGGCGGGCGCATTCGGCTGCGGCGCCGTTGGTTGCGCCGGATACGAGAGTTGCACGGTCGGCGGCGCGAGCGCGCTCGTGGCGGCCTGGTTCGAATCGTCGCCTCCGCCGCATCCGGCGAACGACGCGACGGCTAGCGCGATCGCCGCGCTGACGCCGTACGGGCGACGGCGCGTCGTGGCCGAGCCGGTACGGGGCGAGCGGACGAGATGATGCGCCGAACGCGGCGCGTTGGGATGGTCAGGGTGTGTCGAAGTGCGTTTCATCATGACAAGATCGAAGTAGGACATGAACGGGTTCGATGAATAAGCGGCGCTGCGCGCGCCGCTGGTTCGCAAGGGACGGCGGATCACGCGCCTTGTCCGGCGTTTCGTCCGCCGCGCGCCGAGCCGCCCCAGCACGCTCCGATGCGGGGAGGCAGTGCGACGCCCGCCGCGGATGCCGCGGCGCTCGCGGCCGGTTCGTCGTTCTGCCGAATCGTGTTGCGCCGCTGGCGCGCGATGTTGTCGCGGCGCGTCTGTTCGAGTGCGTCGATCCGGTCGATTTGCGCGAGCAGCGCGTCCTGTCCGGAGAAGTCGTATCGCACATCGATGTAGCGCACGCCGAGGCGTTCGAGCTGGGCTTTCGCGTCGGGAAAATCACCGGGCGTGAAACGGCGCACGCCGTAGCGGAAATCCTGGACGAAGCGCGCGACGCCGAGCGCCCCTGTATAGCGACGCACGAGCGTGACGCCACCGAGCGCGATGCGTAACGTCGCGTCGCCGCATTGATCGGGCCGCCAATCGATTTGCTCGGATACGCGGAAGTTGTAGTTCGTCAGCGTGCGCGCTTGCGGTGCGCATTGCAGTGTCAGCGTCGTCTCGAACGGCTTCGCCTGCGCATCCGGATTCACGTCGGTTGGCTGCGCGACGATCCCGATGCGCATCGTCTGCGCGTGGAGCGCGTCGATCTGTCGGCCGAGCGAAGCGATTTGCTCGTCGAGTTCCGCCGCTGCTTGCTGTTGCGCGTGCCGCTCGGCGTCGCGCCGCGTTTGCGCGACGCGCCGGGCGGCCGCGTCGTCGAGGAGCGGCAGGAACGTGTCGGTGAACGGCAATCGGTAGCCGAGCGTGTCGACCACCGACGCACGCGCCGCGCCGACGCGCACGAACGGCTTCGCGGGACCGTTGACGAACGCCCAGATCGCTCCTTGCGGGCCGTACAGCCGGTCGTCCTCGTCGTCTTGCGTCGCCGCGCGCTTGAGCGGCCACAGCACATCGCGTTCCCAGTCGCTTTGCAGTGCGCAAGACGCCTGCTGCTCGACATACCCGAACACCGCATGCAGTGGGCCGCCGATGAGGCTCCAGACAACGTCGCCGCCGACATCGCGATCGCTTGCGAGCTGCTTGACGCCCCGTAGCGCGTCGTCGGCTGCCCGCATCGCGGACGCTTCGACGGACGCATCGGCGCCGAACCCGTGGAAGTCGGCTGCGAGTCGGTAGGCGGCGCCTGTGCCCGCGAGCGCGTCGACGGCGAGTGCGGCGACGCGCCGATCATAGTCGACGAGCGCGTCGCGCAGCGCGGCGTCGCGCTCGAGCGTCAACCGGCCTTGCGCGGGCGCGCCGCCGAGCGTTTCGCGCAACGCCCGGCCACCGCTGCGCGAAATCGAGCCGAGCAGCGCGCCGAGGCCGCTGTTTGGCTTGGGCGCCCATACGGGCGCGAGCATGCGTGATGCCATCCGGACGAACCGCAGCCACGGTGGCAGCGCATCGTCGTGCGCGGATTCGAATTCACGCGTGACGCGCGCAAGCAGCGCCGCGAACGGATCGCGGCGGTCGGGAATTCGGTCGATCACCACGCGCCACTGCGCTTCTGTCGTCAACAATTGCTCGCCTTGCGGGAAGCGAGCGACGAAGTCGCGCCATGCGTCAATTCGCTGCGCGCGATACCACGCGTCGAACGCGTTGCGATGGAACGCGAACTTGGGCTGGTTCGCGACGGCCTGAGCCATCTCGTCGAGGAACGCGTCGATCGCCGGACGATGCGCAGCCGTCAGCGCGGCTGACACCCGCACGTCGCGCAGCGCGGGAGGCAGCGCGCGCGCCGCAGCGGCCGGCCAGAAGTCGGCAAGCGTCACGTCGTGCGGCGTTGACGTGTCGGGCACGTCGAGCAGCCATGCGCCGTTGGGATCGCGGTACGCGAGCCGTTCGAGCTGCGCCTGCGCGGCCGCGATGCGAGCTGCGAGCGCGCCGTCGTCCGGTGCGCTCCAGGCAATTTGGTCGACGACGAGTGCGTCGATGCGCGGCGACGGTTCATCGTCACGATCGCGTGCGCCGTCTGCATCGTCTTCGTTCGGTGCACGGGCGATCTTCAGCGCGGGCATTCGCACGAGCGTCTCGCGGTCCGCGCCGCGCTGGCGCGCCTGCATCAGGTTCACGTAGCGGACCAGATTGCGGATGCGCGCGGCGACATCGCCACCGCCGTCCGCGCGCGCGTCGCCCGCATCGTCCGGCTCACCGAAGAACAGCCGGTCGGCGGAAGGCTCGATCGACCGTCGATAATGCGCGACGTAGCGGCGCTTGAGTTCCGCTTCAAGCCTGCCGACGGGCGTGGCACCGGCGATCGTGCGCACGAACGGCCGATTGTCGCGCTGCTCGACGTCGCCGATCACGCGGCCAATCCGCTCCAGCGTTGCCGCATCGCGCCGGAGCTCGCCTGCGAAGCGCGTATGCGCGGGATAGTCGCGGCGGACCAGCTCGACGGTCCGCACGTCGCCGACGAACGACGCGGTCATCAGCAGCCCGATCGCGACACACGCGAGCAGCCACGCGCCCAGAGCGAGACGCCGCAGCGTCAGCCGCGAGCGGCTCGGCCGCTCGACGGGGCGCGACGCGTCACGATCGCTCGGCAGCACGCGTGCGAACACGTCGTGCAGGAACAGGCCGGCGTCGTCGGGCCTGCGCGCGGGCGCAGCGTCGAGCCAGTCGGGCAGCGTCAGCGAATGCGCGCCGCCTGTCTGTCGGCCGCTCGCGAACAGCAGACCGCGCAGATGCGGCGTCTCCTGATAGACGTTCGGGCCGAACGCCGCGCGCGTGAACGCGTCGAGCGCGGGCCGCAGGCGCGCTAGTTCGTGCTGCAGCATTAGCGTGCGTGGCGAAGGCGGCTCGCCGCGCGCCGTTAGCGCGGTACGCAGCACGCTCAGACGCGCGTCGAGGCTGTCGAATGCGTGCGAGATGAATGCGTTCGCGTCGTGATCGCCGAGATAGCCGAACGCGCGCTCACGGTCTTGCGGCGCAAGTTGCGCGCTCCATTCCTCGAAGCCGTAGAGCCGGTCGCACTGGGTGACAAGCACGTAGACCGGGAAGCGCTGGTCGAACAACCGGATCAGGTGCTCGAGCCGTTCGCGGATGGCGCAGCCGTCGATCGTCAGCGCGTCGCGATCGGCTTCGATGAGGCGCGGCGCATCGATCGCGACGACGACGCCATTGATGCCTTTGCGCGCGCGCGCGCGGCCGAGCCGATCAAGGATCGCGCTCCATTCTTGCCGGTCGGCGTCCGTCGCGTCGGGCTCGGTGAAGCGGCCTGCGAGATCCAGTACGACCGCGTCGTCGAAACACCACCAATCGCAATCCTCGGTCGGTTCGATGAGCGCATCGCGGCACGCGCGCCGCAGTGGCGATGCGACACGCGCGCGGGTCAGCGCGGTGGTCTTGCCTGAGCCGGAGCGGCCGATCACGAGATACCATGGCAGGGCGTCCCGCGGACGACCAAGCAGGCCAGGGGCGGGCACAGCGCGCTCGAGCGCTGTGAGCGACGCCTGCCAACGCGTGGCGACGCGCTTTTCCGGCGTCTCGAGATCGGTAGGCAGGCGCTCGGACGCGTCGAGTCGCGCCAATTGCCCGCGTGCGCGCACGGCGCGCAATGCGCGGCGCGCGACCCGGATCAGGAGCCATCCGGCGAGCGCCGCGCAGAACGTGGCGGGCGCGCACCACAGCGGCCAGTCGAAATAGAGCGCGGTTGCCCAACTGAACGCGGCGAGTGCGACCAACGCGGCGATGCGCGCGATTACCATGCCGATGATCTTCATTGCAATCCGGGGAGTTCCGAGTCGATCATCCGCACGATGATGGGAAGCACCGAGTCGACCATCCGCGCGATGACGATGTGATAGATCAAATAAAGCGACAAGAGGATCGCGAGCGGCAATCCGACGTTCAGGCCCGCGAATCCGATACGGCGGTGCGCGCGCGCTTTTGCCACCGTGGCCTGAGACTCGATGCCTGTATAGGCGGCTGGAAACGGCGGTTCGCCGTCGGCGCGCGAGGCCGCTTCCGCCGACAGTGCTTCGATCGCGCGTCGCTGGATCGCTTCGAGCGGTCTGCTGTCGCCGTCGTAGCCGTATCGGCCGCGAAAGCCGAGCCGCAGGCAAAGGAGAAAGACCTCCAGCACGTCTGCGCGCTCGCCGTCGAGCGTTTCGATGCGCTCAAAGAATTCGACGCCTGCGTGCGACGTGCCAAAGTAGCGTTTCTGCAGAAGTCGCAACGTCCACCGATCGGCGTCGTCCCAGCCGCTGTTCAGTAACGCTTCGTCGATCCATGCGCAAACGGCGAACAGCGCATCGTCGACGTCGGTTTCGGATGCGCCGGCGCACGCCGCGTGATCGCGCGCGCCATCGATCAGAATGTCAAACCGCAGCGCAACTTCAGCGGCGTCGCCGCGTGGGTGTTGCGTGAACTGCCGCGCGTATGCGACGAGCGGCATCATCGAATCGGACAGTTTCATGATACGTGCCTCACTGCGGCGAGTTCCGCTTGCAGGTCGTCCGGCGCGTCGTGCCAGCGCAACGACACGCGCCCATCGCGCCTGATTGCATCCCACTGGCGGCCGGTCTGCTCGATCCGAAAGTACTGCGTGCCGCTGCAGCGCGGCAGCCGCTGCGGTGCGCAGGGCAGGCGGGTCAGTTCGACACCCGGCAGCGCGAGTGCGGTGAGTTGGGGCATCTCGTCGATCGCGGCAATACGGCTGCCGTGCAGAAAGCGCTGCGCGACCGTGTCCGGATCATGCTCGCTGCGGATCACCAGATAGAACAGATGGCGGTCGCCAAAGACGTCGGGGGGCAGTTGTGTGGACCACTGCGCGGGCTGGCGCGGTCCGTCGGGTTCGAACGTCGCGACGCAGTCGGGGCCGACCGCGATCTCGTCGAGCAGATGGACGATCAGCGCGTGCGCCCGCGAGAAGCAGGTGCCCAGATCGCGATGGTCGTACGGCGGCAAGCCGCCGCTCGCGTCGAGCGTTTCGCCGAGCATATTGAAGCGCTCGGAGAACGCGCTCAGTTCGCCGATGAGTTGCCGAAGCGCACCGAAGATCGTCCACGGATGTAGCCGATCGCATTCAGCGAAATGGAACAGCAGCGGGCCGAAGCGGTTCAGCGAGCGCAGCGCGAGCAGGAGCGTCATGTAGCTCGCGTCGAATTCGGCATGCTGCATTTCGCGCGGACTTTTGTACTGCTGCAGCCTCCGCGCGCGGCCCGCGAGCTCGTCGCGAATGCAGTGGATTCGGTCGAGCAGTCCGCGCGAGCCGGACAGCGCGTAGCAAGGCGGCACGAATTCGTTGTCGAGCCGTAGACGCTCACCGTCGCGCACGATGCGCGCGAACGGGATCGTCTCGTGCCCGGAGAGCGCGTCGAGTTCGTGCTCGAAGACGATCTTCAGCACGTGCTTGAGCGTGCGCACCGGCGCGGGCGGGTGGTCCGAGTAGAGATCGCCGACGTCGTCGGCGGACGGCAGCGTTGCGTAGCGCGTCGCCGCGCTCGGCAGCGCGTCGGCGGCGGCTGCGACCGTCACGTTGTTCGCGCCCCGCGCGAGCCGCTTTAGCGCGACATGAGCGACGAGCGCCCGGCCGTCGTCGAGCCACGCGGGATCGAACGCACGCGCAGCGATGACCGCATTGCCCGGGTACTCGACGTAACTGCGGTCGGAAAACAGCAGGTGCGCGGAGCGGATCTCGACCACGCGATTGTCGATCGCGGCTTCCGCGAGCGAAAGCGCGCCGACGCCCCAGAAGTGCGGGGGGCCGGACGCGAGCCACGGCTCGGCGCGGAACTGCTGCTGCAGTTCGGCCAGTTGAAAGTGTTGCGGCTGCAGGAGCATGCCCTGATGCCAATAGACGTTTTCCATGTCGTACGTTTCGGGTTCGTGAATCATTGCTTGCGCCGCGCACCGGTCGCGTCGCTGCCGTGCTTGTCTTCGCCTGTGTCGTCGGGCGGCAGCGTTAGCGACTTCGCGCCGCAGTCGAGCAGCGTCCATGCGCGCGCGCCGGGTGGCGGCAGCCTCAGGCGCGTTTCGCGCGCGTCGGTGATGCTCTGCGCGCCGAGCCGCAGCTTCAGTTCGAGCATCCGCGGCGCGGCGCGATAGGTGGGCGAGAACCAGCCGCGCTTGTCGATTTGCAACGGGACGTCGTAGAGCCGCATGGAGCGTGGGCCGTCAGCGTCGTAGTAGCCGGCGACGATGCCGATGTAGCGGGCCTGCTGCGCGCGATCGATCGATAGCGCGACGCGTGCGCCCGGCGAAACGACGTAGCGTGTGGTCTGAATGACGCCTGTAGCCGTCCCGCCCGCCGCGAGCGTTGCGCGCAGCCGGTCCGGATCGTCGGCGAGGTTGCGGAACGCTTGCGCGTCCGCGGTCTGGAAAATCGTGAGCAGCAGCGTGTGCGGCGCGTTCAGGTATTCGTTCAGCCGTGGCGACGCATCGATATCGATACGCAGCGCGTCGGGCATGTAGTCCCATCGCACGTCGGCGCGCGCCTGCTCTTCGGTAACGCCCGCTGCACAGCCCGCCAACGCGGAGAATGCGGCGACGGCGCACGCGCGCGCCGCGAGGCGGCGCGCCGTCGTCAGCGCGGAAATCTGTTGATCGTTCATGTCGAATCCTCAGCTCATCGCCATCACTTTTTGCTGGCTCGGTTGCAGCACGGCGCCGGTCGCATTGCCATCGTTGTGCTTCGTCGGCGTCGAAAGCCGCACGACGGGGCTGCCTTCGAACTTGATCTTCGCGCTGCCCGCCGCGAATTCGACTTTGCCCATGATCTTTCCGGACATCACGCCGCCGACGGTGCCAGGCTGGTCGCCGTTCGTCATCGGAATCGTCGATTTCTTGGTGAGCGCGGGCATTCCGCAGACGAGTACTTTCGTCGTGATCGAAGAGCCCATCATCGGCGCGCCGGTGTTCGGATACGGGACGGGAACCGGGCCCGTCGGCGTCGGCGTTTTGCAGACGTCGGCGGGGCTCATGCACAGGCCGGACGCGGTGGTGACGACAAACATGTTTGAACTCCGAATCAAGAAGAGAAAATCAGCCGAGGTCGATGCGTTCGCCATCGATGCCGACGTGACGGTCGGCGAGCAGCGTGACGTCACGCGCGTGCAGGTGCGCGCGCTCGTCGATCTGCCAGCGCACTCGACTCGCGCGCGTGTCGTCGACGCCCCGCACGCGGCGAAAGCAATGGCCAAGCGTGTGCAGCGCGCGGCCGATCGTCGACGTGAAGCGGCGCGCAACGAGCCGCACGTCGTGCGCGCGGCCGTCTATCGACTGCGCGCGCGCGTCGAGATGCGCGGCGCGCACGCATGCGCGATGCGCGCTCAGATCGACACGCGCCGCGCGGGCGTCGATCCGGTCGCGCGCCGCGAGCGCGATGTGCGGCGCGTCGATGCGAAGTCCGTCGATGCCGGTTTCGAACACGACGCCGCCCGGCAGCGCGAGCGCGGCGTGGGGCGCGCCGGCGCGTGCAAGCACCGTGAGTACGTAAGCGGACGGCGCGCCGGATGTGTCGTCGGCAGCGCCCGCGCGTGCGTTCGCGCACGCCCAGATCAGCACGCTGTCGCCGATGTCGGGTGCGAGCACGCAGCCGTCGGCGCGTCGCGCGCGGCCGACTGGGTCGTCGAGCAGCAGCCAGTCGCCGACGCGGCCAGTCACGTGCGACGCACGCAACGTCGCGCCGGCGTCGAGTACGCGCGGGGCGTCGACGGGCGGAAGCGGCGAAGCCGACTGAGCGGCGGAGGAAGGAACGTTCATCATCGATGCGTAAGAGCTGGGCGTTATCGTTCGGGCGCGGTCCATCGTTCGGCCTGCGCGAGTGTGGGGTCGGTCGGGCGCGCGCCTGTCTTGCGTGTGCCGTCCCAGCGGGCGGCGCGATCGTCGACGGCGTGTAGGTTCGCATGCGAGAAATCGGCGTCGGTGCAGTCGGCGCGCGACAGCTTCGCGTGCGAGAAATCGCAGTAAACGAAGCTGCCGCCCGCGAGCGTCGCATCCGCGCAATCGGCATGCGCGAAGAGCGACATCCGCGCGCGCAGCCCCCGCGCGTTCGCCGACGACAAGCGGGCGCGTGCGAAATCTGTCTCGTCGAACGCCGCGCCGGAGAGATCGGCGCCGACGAGCGTCGCGTCCGCGAAGCGCACATGGCGGCCGCGCGCACCCGCGAGCGTTGCGCGCTCGAGGTCGGCATCGAAGAACATCGTCTGCACGAGCGATGCGCCGCTGAAATCGCTGCCGGACAGCTTCGCGCCGTTGAAATGCGTCATTGTCAGGTCGCAGTGGTCGAAGCGTTGCCCGCGCAGATCCGCATTCGTGAGGAGCGCGTTCGTCAGACGCGTGGCGTCGAAGCGCGCGCTCGACAGGTCGGCGTGCATCGCCGCGAAGCGCTCGAGTTCAGCGTTCGCGAAGTCAGTGTGCTCGAAGCGGCAATCGACGGCTTCGCAACGCAGCAGCTTTGCCCCGGCGCACTGTGCGGCGGCGAGGTCGCAGCGCTCGAACGTCGAGCGCGCCCAAAGCGCGTCGGCTAGCGTCGCTTCGGCGAGATCGGCGTCTGTCATCGCGAACGCGGCGCCCGTCGTCGCGCGCAGGCTCGCGGCGTGCAGCGCGACCTCGTGCCAGCTCGATCCGCCGAGTGTCGCGCCGTCGACGCGTGCGCCCGTCAGGTCGCAATGTAGCCAGCACGTCGTGTCGAGCTGTGAGGCCGAGAGGTTCGCGCCGCGCAAGATCACGCGGTCGAACGTGCAGCCGGACAGATCGCGCCGCGAAAGATCGGCATGCGAAAGATCGACGCCGGATAGCGTGCGGGTGTCGGCGAGAGCGGCAAGCGCGGCCTGAAGGATGTCGGACATCGATGTCGTCAAATGGATCGGCCGTCGGTGTCTGGGGAGAGGCGGCCCGGCACGTCAAGCAGCGTTCGTTCGACGTTCGCGCCGTCGAACTGTGATCGGCCGAGCGCCGTGCCGTAGCAATCGGCGCCGTACAGATTGCTCGATTGCAGTTGCGCGCCGTCGAGCCGCGTGCGGCGTAGCGATGCGCCGAACAGGTTCGAGAAGCGCATGTCCGCGTGTGATAGATCGGCCTTCGCCAGATCGGTGCGCCGCGCGCTCGTCAGGGTCAGTTGCGTGCCGCTCGCGATCGCGCGAACGAGGCTCGCGCGATCGAGCGTCGCCTTGTGCAGATTCGCGTAACTCAGGTTCGCGCCGTCCCAGTTCGCATCGTCGAGCGCCGCGCTGCTCAGGTCGGCCTGCCGGAACGACGTCGACGCGTCAGCGCGCGAACCGCGCAGTGATGCCG
This genomic stretch from Burkholderia oklahomensis C6786 harbors:
- a CDS encoding DUF3540 domain-containing protein → MDRARTITPSSYASMMNVPSSAAQSASPLPPVDAPRVLDAGATLRASHVTGRVGDWLLLDDPVGRARRADGCVLAPDIGDSVLIWACANARAGAADDTSGAPSAYVLTVLARAGAPHAALALPGGVVFETGIDGLRIDAPHIALAARDRIDARAARVDLSAHRACVRAAHLDARAQSIDGRAHDVRLVARRFTSTIGRALHTLGHCFRRVRGVDDTRASRVRWQIDERAHLHARDVTLLADRHVGIDGERIDLG
- the tagB-5 gene encoding type VI secretion system accessory protein TagB-5; protein product: MSDILQAALAALADTRTLSGVDLSHADLSRRDLSGCTFDRVILRGANLSASQLDTTCWLHCDLTGARVDGATLGGSSWHEVALHAASLRATTGAAFAMTDADLAEATLADALWARSTFERCDLAAAQCAGAKLLRCEAVDCRFEHTDFANAELERFAAMHADLSSARFDATRLTNALLTNADLRGQRFDHCDLTMTHFNGAKLSGSDFSGASLVQTMFFDADLERATLAGARGRHVRFADATLVGADLSGAAFDETDFARARLSSANARGLRARMSLFAHADCADATLAGGSFVYCDFSHAKLSRADCTDADFSHANLHAVDDRAARWDGTRKTGARPTDPTLAQAERWTAPER